The following are from one region of the Gloeomargarita lithophora Alchichica-D10 genome:
- a CDS encoding Uma2 family endonuclease encodes MVLAVAPLNFEEFLAQYGQDNRYELIDGEVFDVEPTGAHEEVVALLTRKVCGAIEAANLPRLVFQRGILRPANTTMTAFRPDIMVVNRPALTDEPLWREQSIVTQGRSIPWVAEVVSRNWQNDYARKLEDYGVWGISEYWIVDYAGLGGVRHIGKPKQPTLSICTLVQGEYQIQQFRGSQAIYSPTFPAWQLTAAELWGAPG; translated from the coding sequence ATGGTATTGGCGGTTGCACCCCTCAACTTTGAGGAATTTCTGGCTCAATATGGACAGGATAACCGCTATGAACTGATTGATGGTGAGGTTTTTGATGTGGAACCCACGGGTGCCCATGAGGAAGTGGTGGCTTTGCTCACTCGTAAGGTCTGCGGGGCGATAGAGGCGGCGAACCTCCCCCGGTTGGTGTTCCAACGGGGTATCTTGCGTCCGGCCAATACGACCATGACCGCATTCCGACCCGATATTATGGTGGTGAATCGCCCTGCGCTCACCGATGAACCCCTGTGGCGAGAGCAATCTATTGTGACCCAGGGACGTTCAATTCCTTGGGTTGCGGAAGTGGTGAGTCGTAACTGGCAAAATGACTATGCCCGCAAGTTGGAAGACTATGGCGTTTGGGGCATTTCTGAATACTGGATTGTGGATTATGCCGGGTTAGGCGGAGTGCGACATATTGGCAAGCCCAAACAACCGACGCTTTCGATTTGTACTTTGGTGCAGGGTGAGTACCAAATTCAGCAATTTCGGGGTAGCCAAGCGATTTATTCCCCCACCTTTCCGGCGTGGCAACTGACCGCCGCTGAACTCTGGGGCGCACCGGGGTAA
- a CDS encoding chlorophyll a/b-binding protein, whose amino-acid sequence MGKLMEKFNVNPTGAGTFGFTHFAEVWNGRLAMVGIICLVAGEVTTGKGQLAQMGIVGRGAGLLVVLLLVGLTVASMLGYYAVGMAQQMALTESENSTTPVPAGSPETAPSAPVPTAGTPTS is encoded by the coding sequence ATGGGCAAACTGATGGAAAAATTCAATGTGAATCCCACCGGAGCGGGTACGTTTGGCTTTACCCATTTCGCCGAGGTGTGGAACGGGCGGTTGGCGATGGTGGGCATTATTTGTCTGGTAGCGGGGGAAGTCACCACCGGCAAAGGTCAGTTGGCGCAGATGGGCATCGTCGGTCGGGGTGCCGGTTTGTTGGTGGTGCTATTGCTGGTGGGTTTGACCGTGGCCTCGATGTTGGGCTACTACGCCGTTGGGATGGCGCAACAGATGGCACTCACGGAATCGGAAAATTCAACAACCCCTGTTCCGGCAGGTAGCCCCGAAACTGCCCCGTCTGCCCCAGTACCAACAGCAGGGACACCGACCAGCTAG
- a CDS encoding glycoside hydrolase — translation MPHPLYIAFIWHQHQPLYKSPLTGEYRLPWVRLHGTKDYLDLLLHLTRYPQFHHTINLVPSLLVQIEDYAQGRGHDPYLQVSLQPAAALGEWERNFVVTSFFDAHHRTMIDPYPGYRRLYEQQQSQGRAWCLEHWSVQDFDDLLMWHNLTWLDPLFHDRPQVQAWWEQGGNFTLADRQALWQIQREILGQIIPEHRRWREAGVIELTTSPYSHPILPLLWDSQVARVAVPNLPLPTRFQWPQDVTWQLQKAWDNYQQYFGGSPQGLWPSEQSVSPQILDPIAHQGFQWLCSDEGVLAASIKQGIGRDSQGQVVNADVLYRPYKIPTKSGELALVFRDHRLSDLIGFSYSHLPVGTAVADLVTRLGQIYDRAQTETTPDDPWLVTIALDGENCWEYYPGDGGPFLDQLLQTLSQDERFRGVTVSEFLAEFPPQVTLDDLHSGSWIEANFTTWIGDPVKNRAWDWLGRARAAVAQAENPSPLAWEALLAAEGSDWFWWFGAGHSSRLDPVFDQLFREHLQAIYQGLGQTPPPELSYPLEPQDFQGDYPPEGLIQPVIDGRGDEQDWFRAGLVQVGAARATMHQSHPVQAIRYGTDHLHFYLRVDFSQGVIPGKDGFSSLHLLWFYPGQSGKTSPMPLVDVPDVAPCNYRFRHHLGIHLRERFCWLMTAGEEGKWNAQPTHSQIALDTCLEVAVPWAELPVAPSWSVSLLLVLGQTGQFRGYLPEQGLLNFPIP, via the coding sequence ATGCCACATCCGCTGTACATTGCCTTCATTTGGCATCAACACCAACCCCTGTACAAAAGCCCCTTGACGGGGGAATATCGTCTGCCGTGGGTGCGGTTGCACGGTACGAAAGATTACTTGGATTTGCTGTTGCATTTAACCCGCTATCCCCAGTTTCACCACACAATCAACCTGGTGCCGTCCCTGCTGGTGCAAATTGAGGATTATGCCCAGGGGCGGGGGCATGACCCCTACCTGCAAGTGAGTTTGCAACCGGCGGCGGCCTTGGGGGAATGGGAACGGAATTTTGTGGTGACCAGCTTTTTTGATGCCCACCACCGCACCATGATTGACCCCTATCCGGGGTATCGCCGCTTGTATGAACAACAGCAGAGCCAAGGGCGGGCGTGGTGTTTGGAGCATTGGTCGGTGCAGGATTTTGATGATCTGCTCATGTGGCACAATCTCACCTGGCTAGACCCGTTGTTCCATGACCGTCCCCAGGTGCAAGCCTGGTGGGAGCAAGGGGGCAATTTTACCCTGGCGGATCGGCAAGCCCTGTGGCAAATTCAGCGGGAAATTTTGGGGCAGATTATCCCCGAACATCGGCGTTGGCGGGAAGCGGGGGTGATCGAACTGACCACCAGCCCCTACAGCCACCCAATTTTACCCCTGCTGTGGGATAGCCAAGTGGCACGGGTGGCTGTCCCGAATTTGCCTTTACCCACCCGGTTCCAGTGGCCGCAGGATGTCACCTGGCAATTACAAAAAGCCTGGGACAATTATCAGCAGTATTTTGGCGGGTCACCCCAGGGGCTATGGCCGTCGGAACAGTCGGTGAGTCCGCAGATTTTAGACCCAATTGCCCACCAGGGGTTCCAGTGGCTGTGTAGCGATGAGGGGGTGTTGGCGGCGAGTATCAAGCAGGGGATTGGGCGGGATAGTCAGGGGCAAGTGGTGAATGCGGATGTTTTATACCGTCCTTACAAAATTCCAACAAAATCGGGAGAACTCGCCCTGGTATTTCGGGATCATCGTCTGTCGGATTTGATTGGGTTTTCCTACAGTCATTTGCCGGTGGGGACGGCGGTGGCGGATTTAGTGACCCGGTTGGGGCAAATTTACGACCGGGCGCAGACGGAAACCACCCCGGACGACCCTTGGTTGGTGACGATTGCCCTGGATGGGGAAAATTGTTGGGAGTATTACCCCGGCGATGGGGGGCCGTTTCTGGATCAGTTGTTGCAAACCCTCAGCCAAGATGAGCGGTTCCGGGGGGTGACCGTTTCTGAGTTTTTGGCGGAATTTCCCCCGCAGGTGACCCTGGACGATTTGCACAGTGGTTCTTGGATCGAGGCGAATTTCACCACCTGGATCGGTGACCCGGTGAAGAATCGGGCCTGGGATTGGCTGGGGCGGGCGCGGGCGGCGGTGGCGCAGGCGGAAAACCCGTCCCCGTTGGCCTGGGAAGCTCTGCTGGCCGCCGAGGGTTCCGATTGGTTTTGGTGGTTTGGGGCGGGGCACAGTTCCCGGCTTGACCCAGTGTTTGACCAGCTATTTCGGGAGCATCTGCAGGCGATTTACCAGGGTTTGGGGCAAACGCCGCCCCCAGAACTAAGTTACCCCTTGGAACCCCAGGATTTTCAGGGGGATTACCCGCCGGAAGGTTTGATCCAACCGGTAATTGATGGCCGGGGGGATGAACAGGATTGGTTCCGAGCCGGGTTAGTCCAAGTGGGTGCCGCCCGTGCCACCATGCACCAAAGCCATCCGGTGCAGGCCATTCGTTATGGCACGGATCACCTACATTTTTACCTGCGGGTGGATTTCAGCCAGGGGGTGATTCCCGGCAAGGACGGCTTTTCTAGCTTACATTTGCTTTGGTTTTATCCAGGGCAGTCGGGAAAAACCAGCCCCATGCCCCTGGTGGATGTGCCGGATGTGGCTCCCTGCAACTACCGCTTTCGCCATCACCTGGGGATTCACCTGCGGGAACGGTTTTGCTGGCTGATGACCGCGGGGGAGGAGGGCAAGTGGAATGCCCAACCCACCCATAGCCAAATTGCCCTGGACACCTGCCTGGAGGTCGCCGTACCCTGGGCTGAACTCCCGGTGGCCCCTAGCTGGTCGGTGTCCCTGCTGTTGGTACTGGGGCAGACGGGGCAGTTTCGGGGCTACCTGCCGGAACAGGGGTTGTTGAATTTTCCGATTCCGTGA
- a CDS encoding acylphosphatase: protein MPFSSGAVQVWISGRVQGVGYRAATRQQALALGLTGWVQNLPDGRVTAVFAGEAVAVQKMVDWCHQGSALAQVTQVMVEPYSHSLSPGFTIS from the coding sequence ATGCCATTCTCGTCAGGGGCGGTGCAGGTGTGGATTTCCGGACGGGTGCAGGGGGTAGGCTATCGGGCGGCCACCCGTCAGCAGGCGTTGGCTTTGGGGCTGACCGGCTGGGTGCAAAATTTACCCGATGGGCGGGTGACGGCGGTGTTTGCGGGGGAGGCGGTGGCCGTGCAAAAAATGGTGGATTGGTGTCATCAAGGTTCGGCTCTGGCTCAGGTGACCCAGGTGATGGTGGAACCCTATTCCCATAGTCTTAGCCCTGGGTTTACCATTTCCTAG
- the htpG gene encoding molecular chaperone HtpG, translated as MLEQGTITIHTQNIFPIIKKSLYSDHEVFFRELVSNGVDAIQKLKMVGYAGETELGDFQPEIHIAIDREKRTLSISDNGIGMTADEVKKYINQVAFSSAEEFVQKYQGTDQPLIGHFGLGFYSAFMVAQQVEIDTLSYKNDAQAVHWTCSGSPEFSLESSERSERGTTVILTLSEGEDEYLDPNRIRQLVKKYCDFMPVAIKLDGEVINRQKAIWRESASNLTAEDYQEFYRYLYPFQEEPLLWVHLQTDYPFLLNGILYFPKMQPDIDVTRSELKLFCNQVYVSDHCEEIIPRFLLPMRGVIDSPDIPLNVSRSALQMDRTVRRIGDFIAKKVGDRLQELYQNDFVQYAKIWPDLSLFIKYGYLNDEKFKKQVQEIIIHRTTAQLSAQGESDIWQEGVSKSPYTTLNNYLERAKVRHENRVFYATDQVAQTTYITLHQNQGLEVLFLDSFIDTHFISYLERDYPDVKFVRVDADLDSSLIDANKAAEIVDPKTNKTRSELVQEVFKQYLDKPKVTIRTESLSGTAPPAMILLPEALRRLRDMTALLQQQKAEFPEEHTLVINTAHPLVENLVSLSQGGIIVQSGGNSPRQELTQNLCQHIYDLALMAQKGFDPETMQSFLDRASTVLTRLTTPGAI; from the coding sequence ATGTTGGAACAAGGAACGATTACGATCCATACGCAAAACATCTTCCCCATCATCAAAAAGTCCCTGTATTCCGACCATGAAGTATTCTTCCGGGAATTAGTTTCCAATGGGGTAGATGCCATCCAAAAACTGAAAATGGTCGGCTATGCGGGCGAAACCGAATTGGGGGACTTTCAACCGGAAATCCACATTGCCATTGACCGAGAAAAACGCACCCTCAGTATCAGTGATAATGGCATTGGCATGACCGCCGATGAAGTCAAGAAATATATTAACCAAGTGGCCTTTTCCAGTGCAGAAGAATTTGTCCAAAAATATCAAGGCACAGACCAACCTTTAATTGGGCATTTTGGGCTAGGTTTTTATTCTGCCTTTATGGTGGCACAACAGGTAGAGATTGACACTCTATCATACAAAAATGATGCCCAAGCCGTGCATTGGACGTGCAGTGGTTCCCCGGAATTTTCCTTAGAATCTTCAGAACGTTCCGAACGGGGCACAACGGTGATTTTAACCCTTTCAGAGGGGGAAGATGAGTATTTAGACCCCAATCGTATTCGGCAGTTGGTGAAAAAATACTGTGACTTTATGCCGGTAGCGATCAAATTGGATGGGGAAGTGATCAACCGGCAAAAAGCCATCTGGCGAGAATCGGCCAGCAATTTAACCGCTGAAGATTACCAGGAATTTTACCGTTATCTTTATCCTTTTCAAGAAGAACCTTTACTCTGGGTGCATCTGCAAACCGATTATCCTTTTTTACTGAATGGGATATTGTATTTCCCCAAAATGCAACCGGATATTGATGTCACCCGCAGTGAACTGAAGCTCTTTTGCAACCAGGTTTATGTGAGTGATCACTGTGAAGAAATTATCCCCCGGTTTCTGTTGCCCATGCGGGGGGTGATTGATAGCCCCGATATTCCTTTGAACGTGTCCCGTAGTGCCCTACAAATGGATCGCACCGTGCGACGGATTGGGGATTTTATCGCCAAAAAAGTGGGCGACCGTTTGCAGGAATTGTATCAGAATGATTTTGTCCAGTACGCTAAAATCTGGCCGGATTTGAGCCTGTTTATCAAATATGGTTACTTAAATGACGAAAAGTTCAAAAAGCAGGTGCAGGAGATTATTATTCACCGCACCACTGCCCAATTATCTGCCCAAGGGGAAAGCGATATATGGCAGGAAGGTGTGAGCAAATCCCCTTACACCACCCTAAATAATTATCTGGAACGGGCAAAAGTCCGCCACGAAAATCGGGTCTTTTATGCCACCGATCAAGTTGCCCAAACCACCTATATTACTCTGCACCAAAACCAGGGTTTAGAGGTATTGTTCCTAGACAGTTTCATTGACACCCATTTTATTAGCTACCTGGAGCGGGACTATCCCGATGTAAAATTTGTGCGGGTGGATGCGGATTTAGACTCAAGTTTGATTGATGCCAACAAAGCCGCTGAAATTGTTGACCCTAAGACCAACAAAACCCGTTCGGAATTAGTGCAGGAAGTCTTCAAGCAATATCTGGATAAACCGAAAGTGACTATCCGCACCGAGTCCTTGAGTGGTACTGCACCCCCGGCGATGATTTTACTCCCCGAAGCCCTGCGTCGCCTGCGGGATATGACGGCTTTATTGCAACAACAAAAAGCGGAATTTCCTGAAGAACATACCCTGGTGATCAACACAGCGCATCCCCTAGTAGAAAATCTAGTCAGCCTTTCCCAAGGGGGAATTATTGTGCAATCTGGGGGCAATTCTCCTCGTCAGGAATTGACGCAAAACCTGTGTCAACATATCTATGATTTAGCACTAATGGCACAAAAGGGCTTTGACCCGGAGACTATGCAATCCTTTTTAGACCGAGCCAGCACGGTGCTGACCCGCTTAACAACCCCCGGAGCTATCTAA
- a CDS encoding cation diffusion facilitator family transporter, whose translation MPDSRRGQIRRVLVTVLGYNLFVLGIKLAVGLGTGSLAVLADALHSLTDSLSNVLGLVVNAWAKPEPDRQHPYGHQKFEAIGALAIAALLGITCFEVLRQAGERLLGDTPPPEIGGLELALLVVVLAVNLLVGWYEQHQGTLLDSPILQADAADTLSDGWINLAVLVGLLGVMAGWTWLDAGLAIPVGLLVLHSGWRILTTNLPWLVDEMAIAPEAIAQVVGQVAGVVECHQITSRGVVGRQVFIELHLVVAPPDLVTAHNLSDQVEALLQQHYGPAGITIHVEPTGYEIQDICHQPVPVDTLESNRGNDHA comes from the coding sequence ATGCCGGATAGCCGTCGGGGGCAAATTCGGCGGGTGCTGGTGACGGTGCTGGGATACAACCTGTTTGTATTGGGCATCAAATTGGCGGTGGGCTTGGGGACGGGTTCCCTGGCGGTGTTGGCGGATGCCCTGCACAGTTTGACGGACAGCTTGAGTAATGTGCTGGGGTTGGTGGTGAATGCCTGGGCGAAACCGGAGCCAGACCGCCAACATCCCTACGGGCACCAAAAATTCGAGGCTATTGGGGCGTTAGCGATTGCGGCTTTGCTGGGGATTACCTGCTTTGAGGTACTGCGGCAGGCGGGGGAACGTCTGCTGGGTGACACGCCCCCCCCGGAGATCGGCGGGTTAGAATTGGCTCTGCTGGTGGTGGTTTTAGCGGTGAATTTGCTGGTGGGCTGGTATGAACAACACCAGGGCACATTGCTGGATAGTCCCATTCTCCAGGCCGATGCCGCCGATACCCTCAGCGATGGGTGGATCAATCTGGCTGTCCTGGTGGGCTTGCTGGGGGTGATGGCTGGGTGGACGTGGCTGGATGCGGGGTTGGCCATCCCCGTTGGATTACTGGTGCTGCATAGCGGCTGGCGGATTTTGACCACCAATCTGCCCTGGCTGGTGGATGAGATGGCGATTGCGCCGGAAGCGATTGCCCAGGTGGTGGGTCAGGTAGCGGGGGTGGTGGAATGCCATCAAATTACTTCGCGGGGGGTGGTGGGACGGCAGGTATTTATCGAATTGCATTTGGTGGTGGCTCCCCCGGATTTGGTCACGGCGCACAACCTGAGCGACCAGGTGGAAGCATTATTGCAACAGCACTATGGTCCGGCGGGGATTACCATTCATGTGGAACCTACGGGCTATGAAATCCAAGATATTTGCCATCAGCCGGTGCCAGTTGATACATTAGAGTCAAACCGAGGAAATGATCATGCCTAA
- a CDS encoding Crp/Fnr family transcriptional regulator: MMTIDSSPLSLTDRLMFLRDVPIFRGINNYDFLRDLAVEMVELHFQPGETIFERGDIGQLLYILSQGQVKIHIGEVELARLEAGAYFGEMSLFDSDPRSASVTAMTPSSCLCLSQPQMQEAIINNPAIALNVIQNLCQRIRRLNQLVSVGAYAG, translated from the coding sequence ATGATGACGATAGATTCTTCCCCTTTGAGTTTAACCGACCGCCTCATGTTTTTGCGAGATGTGCCCATTTTTCGGGGCATTAACAACTACGATTTCCTGCGGGATTTGGCGGTAGAAATGGTGGAATTGCACTTCCAACCGGGGGAAACCATTTTTGAGCGGGGGGATATTGGGCAATTGCTCTATATCCTTTCCCAGGGGCAGGTGAAAATTCACATCGGCGAGGTGGAATTGGCGCGGCTGGAGGCGGGGGCGTATTTTGGGGAAATGTCCTTGTTTGACAGCGACCCCCGTTCCGCTTCGGTGACCGCCATGACCCCCAGTTCCTGTTTGTGTTTGTCCCAACCCCAGATGCAGGAGGCGATTATCAACAATCCCGCCATTGCCCTGAATGTGATCCAAAATCTTTGCCAACGGATTCGCCGCCTCAACCAGTTGGTGAGTGTGGGTGCCTATGCCGGATAG
- a CDS encoding YHS domain-containing (seleno)protein — translation MKIRIAATLAVLAVVGAVVGAKVFKSNNPAIADSGVIAGNPCAGKNPCAGKANNPCAGKNPCAGKANNPCAGKNPCAGKANNPCAGKNPCAGKANNPCAGKNPCAGKANNPCAGKNPCAAANPKVRIRQGAKHEQVYNQFGRGIALKGQDVVAYFTQNRAVPGNSQFTHQWQGVTWQFASAANRDKFAQNPQQYAPQYGGYCAKAAAEGNLAKTDPDAFKVVDGKLYLNYDKSVQAQWNQNVPGNIVAANKNWDKILTNRELYE, via the coding sequence ATGAAGATTCGCATTGCGGCGACCTTGGCTGTTTTGGCCGTTGTAGGGGCGGTGGTGGGCGCAAAAGTATTCAAAAGCAACAATCCCGCCATTGCCGATAGTGGTGTTATTGCCGGTAACCCCTGTGCTGGTAAAAATCCTTGCGCCGGTAAAGCTAACAACCCCTGTGCTGGTAAAAATCCCTGCGCCGGTAAAGCTAATAACCCCTGTGCTGGTAAAAATCCTTGCGCTGGTAAAGCTAACAACCCCTGTGCTGGTAAAAATCCCTGTGCCGGTAAAGCTAACAACCCCTGTGCTGGCAAAAATCCCTGCGCTGGTAAAGCTAACAACCCCTGTGCTGGCAAAAATCCCTGCGCCGCCGCCAACCCCAAAGTGCGGATTCGCCAAGGGGCAAAACATGAACAGGTTTACAACCAATTTGGCCGGGGTATTGCCCTCAAAGGTCAAGACGTGGTGGCCTATTTCACCCAAAACCGTGCCGTGCCGGGGAACAGTCAATTTACCCACCAATGGCAAGGGGTGACGTGGCAATTTGCCAGTGCCGCCAACCGGGATAAATTTGCCCAAAATCCCCAACAATATGCGCCGCAATATGGGGGGTACTGTGCCAAAGCCGCCGCCGAAGGTAATTTAGCCAAAACCGACCCGGATGCCTTCAAAGTTGTGGACGGTAAACTTTACCTCAACTACGATAAATCCGTGCAGGCGCAATGGAACCAAAATGTCCCCGGTAATATCGTGGCCGCCAACAAAAACTGGGATAAAATCCTCACCAACCGGGAGCTTTATGAATAA
- a CDS encoding potassium/proton antiporter, producing MPSIELVGFVAGILLLVSIFASKLANQFGVPSLLLFLFTGWLVEHFTAIDLTNPAIAKFVGDFALIFIIFTGGLDTRWQQVKPVIFSGVKLATLGVLLTMLLMGIFIWLILGSYSTFSLGTEGLPLNKAFLLAAIISSTDAAAVFSVLRSSRTELRGNLQPLLELESSSNDPMAVLLTTTILSQMAGENISILASGMMLISQLLIGTLLGYGLGRLDSYLLNHLGLATQGLYAVGSLALVLFIYSFSVFLNGNGYLAVYVAGLVLGNHPLIHREYISNFHEGFTWLMQIIMFVTLGMLSVPYQATLGSLALVAVIIGLFLMFVARPVSVFVSLAGSGIPWREQGLIAWVGLRGAVPIVLATFPLALGMEQAGEMFVVVSILVVMSLLGQGFTLATVARWLGLTAPGEIT from the coding sequence ATGCCCTCGATTGAATTGGTGGGATTTGTCGCCGGAATATTACTGCTGGTGAGTATTTTTGCCAGCAAATTAGCTAATCAGTTTGGTGTGCCCTCTCTGTTGTTATTTCTATTCACCGGTTGGTTGGTGGAACACTTCACCGCCATTGATTTAACCAATCCCGCCATCGCTAAGTTTGTGGGGGATTTTGCTTTAATTTTTATTATTTTTACCGGGGGATTGGATACCCGTTGGCAACAGGTGAAGCCGGTGATTTTCTCCGGGGTGAAATTAGCTACTTTGGGGGTATTACTCACCATGCTTTTGATGGGAATTTTTATTTGGCTAATTTTAGGTTCCTACAGTACCTTTTCCCTGGGAACCGAGGGTTTACCCCTCAATAAAGCCTTTCTTTTGGCGGCAATTATTTCCTCAACCGATGCGGCGGCGGTATTCTCTGTCCTGCGCTCTAGCCGTACGGAATTGCGGGGGAATTTACAACCTCTTTTGGAACTCGAATCTAGTAGTAATGACCCGATGGCTGTGCTTTTGACCACGACGATTTTGAGTCAAATGGCGGGGGAAAATATCTCGATTTTAGCCAGTGGTATGATGCTGATTTCCCAACTATTGATTGGCACGTTGTTGGGGTATGGGTTGGGACGATTGGACAGCTATTTACTCAATCATCTGGGGTTGGCGACCCAGGGGCTTTATGCGGTGGGTTCGCTTGCTTTGGTTTTATTTATTTATAGCTTTAGCGTTTTCCTCAATGGTAATGGCTATCTGGCGGTTTATGTGGCGGGGTTAGTATTAGGCAATCATCCCCTCATTCACCGGGAATATATTAGTAATTTCCACGAAGGTTTCACTTGGTTGATGCAGATTATTATGTTTGTCACCCTGGGGATGCTGTCCGTACCCTACCAGGCGACCTTGGGTTCTTTGGCACTGGTGGCGGTGATTATTGGTTTGTTTCTCATGTTTGTCGCCCGCCCGGTGAGTGTGTTTGTGAGTTTGGCGGGCAGTGGTATCCCCTGGCGTGAACAGGGATTGATCGCTTGGGTGGGTCTGCGGGGGGCGGTGCCGATTGTTTTGGCAACCTTTCCCTTGGCCCTGGGGATGGAGCAGGCGGGGGAAATGTTCGTGGTGGTCAGTATCCTGGTGGTCATGTCCCTGCTGGGGCAAGGCTTTACCCTCGCGACCGTCGCCCGGTGGCTGGGGTTGACCGCTCCCGGTGAAATAACTTAA
- the metK gene encoding methionine adenosyltransferase, with protein sequence MSRRYLFTSESVTEGHPDKICDQISDTIVDELLSQDPLSRIAAEVVVKNNHLFILGELKTQAVVNEDYYRDLVKRKITEIGYTDPDYGFCSDQCQVQVFLDVQSPEIAQGVNQALEHRSDGSVDPLDQTGAGDQGLMFGFACDETPELMPLPIALAHRLARKLAQVRKLGTLPYLRPDGKTQVTVIYEDFQPVGIDTILISTQHDPTIGDHTSNADVQAKIKSDLWEAVVLPVFGDDPVRPDGHTKFLVNPTGKFVTGGPCGDSGLTGRKIIVDTYGGYARHGGGAFSGKDPTKVDRSAAYGCRFAAKNIVTAGLASRCEVQLSYAIGKARPVSILVETFGTSRVPESVLLDLIQKYVELRPEGLIQQFNLRHLPGQRGGRFYQDVASYGHFGRLDLDLPWEYTALSSQFRDLALSAIVS encoded by the coding sequence TTGTCACGCCGCTACCTGTTTACGTCGGAATCGGTCACCGAAGGTCACCCGGATAAAATCTGTGACCAGATTTCGGACACAATTGTGGATGAATTGCTCAGCCAAGACCCCCTGAGCCGGATTGCCGCTGAGGTGGTGGTGAAAAACAATCATCTGTTTATCCTAGGGGAATTGAAAACCCAGGCGGTGGTGAACGAGGATTATTATCGGGATTTGGTGAAGCGCAAAATTACGGAAATTGGCTACACCGACCCGGACTATGGTTTTTGTAGCGACCAGTGCCAGGTGCAGGTGTTTTTGGACGTGCAATCCCCGGAGATTGCCCAGGGGGTGAATCAAGCCCTGGAACACCGGAGCGATGGCAGTGTTGACCCCTTGGATCAAACCGGAGCGGGGGATCAGGGTTTAATGTTTGGGTTTGCCTGTGATGAAACCCCGGAACTGATGCCTCTGCCCATTGCCCTTGCCCACCGCTTAGCCCGGAAACTGGCTCAGGTGCGTAAACTAGGTACTTTGCCCTACCTGCGCCCGGATGGGAAAACCCAGGTGACGGTGATTTATGAGGACTTTCAGCCGGTGGGGATTGATACGATTTTGATTTCCACCCAGCATGACCCCACGATTGGCGACCACACGAGTAATGCAGATGTCCAGGCCAAAATCAAAAGTGACCTGTGGGAGGCGGTGGTTCTGCCGGTGTTTGGGGATGACCCGGTGCGCCCGGATGGGCATACGAAGTTTCTGGTGAATCCGACGGGGAAATTTGTCACCGGGGGTCCTTGTGGGGATTCCGGGTTGACGGGGCGGAAAATCATTGTGGATACCTACGGGGGCTATGCCCGTCACGGCGGCGGCGCATTTTCTGGCAAAGACCCCACCAAGGTGGATCGCTCGGCGGCCTATGGCTGTCGGTTTGCGGCAAAAAATATCGTGACGGCGGGGTTAGCCAGCCGTTGTGAGGTGCAGTTGAGCTATGCGATTGGCAAGGCGCGCCCGGTGAGTATCCTGGTGGAAACCTTTGGCACCAGCCGGGTACCGGAAAGTGTCCTGCTGGATTTGATCCAAAAATATGTGGAACTGCGGCCAGAGGGGTTGATTCAGCAATTTAATCTGCGGCATCTGCCGGGACAACGGGGCGGGCGGTTTTATCAGGATGTGGCGAGTTACGGGCATTTTGGTCGCCTGGATTTGGATTTGCCTTGGGAATATACGGCATTGAGTAGCCAATTTCGGGATTTGGCTCTCTCGGCGATTGTGTCGTAG